From the Arthrobacter sp. PM3 genome, one window contains:
- the fabF gene encoding beta-ketoacyl-ACP synthase II has translation MARKVVITGLGATTPIGGDVPTMWKNALKGVSGAHTLEDDWVAKYELPVHFAARASTPALEVLSRVEAKRMDPSTQFGVIAAREAWADAGITDIDHDRLAVAFATGIGGVWTLLDAWDTLREKGPRRVLPMTVPMLMPNGVAAAVSLDLGARAGAHTPVSACASGTEAVHLGLDLIRSGKADVVVCGGAEAAIHPMPIAAFASMQALSRRNDDPEHASRPYDRDRDGFVMGEGAGALVIEAEEHALARGARIYAELAGTSVTADAYHITAPDPEGLGATRALKAAMFDGRIQAEDIVHVNAHATSTPVGDKPEYTALKAALGSHVDNVAVSATKSQMGHLLGASGAVEAVLTVLAVHERKAPVTINLENQDPEIPLDVVTTARDLPAGSIAALSNSFGFGGHNAVIAIRSV, from the coding sequence ATGGCACGCAAAGTAGTCATTACCGGGCTGGGTGCCACCACACCCATCGGCGGCGATGTCCCCACGATGTGGAAGAACGCGCTGAAGGGCGTCTCCGGCGCGCACACGCTTGAGGACGACTGGGTGGCAAAGTATGAACTGCCCGTGCACTTCGCTGCACGCGCCTCCACCCCGGCGCTGGAGGTCCTGAGCCGGGTCGAAGCCAAGCGCATGGACCCGTCGACCCAGTTCGGCGTCATCGCCGCCCGTGAAGCCTGGGCCGACGCCGGGATCACCGACATCGACCACGACCGCCTCGCCGTGGCGTTCGCCACCGGGATCGGCGGCGTCTGGACCCTGCTGGACGCCTGGGACACCCTGCGCGAAAAGGGCCCCCGCCGTGTCCTGCCCATGACTGTGCCCATGCTGATGCCCAACGGCGTCGCGGCTGCCGTCAGCCTGGACCTCGGTGCCCGCGCCGGCGCCCACACCCCTGTCTCCGCCTGCGCCTCCGGCACCGAAGCCGTGCACCTGGGACTGGACCTGATCCGCTCCGGCAAGGCCGACGTCGTGGTCTGTGGCGGCGCCGAAGCCGCCATCCACCCGATGCCGATCGCCGCCTTTGCTTCCATGCAGGCGCTCTCCCGCCGCAACGATGACCCTGAGCACGCCTCCCGTCCCTACGACCGCGACCGCGACGGCTTCGTCATGGGTGAAGGGGCCGGTGCCCTGGTGATCGAGGCCGAGGAGCACGCCCTGGCCCGCGGGGCCCGGATCTACGCCGAGCTCGCCGGAACCTCGGTCACGGCCGACGCCTACCACATCACCGCCCCGGACCCGGAGGGCCTCGGCGCGACCCGTGCCCTGAAGGCTGCCATGTTCGACGGCCGGATCCAGGCCGAGGACATCGTGCACGTCAACGCCCACGCCACCTCGACCCCGGTCGGCGACAAGCCCGAGTACACCGCCCTGAAAGCGGCCCTGGGCAGCCACGTGGACAACGTCGCCGTCTCGGCCACGAAGTCCCAGATGGGGCACCTGCTGGGCGCTTCCGGTGCCGTCGAAGCCGTCCTCACGGTCCTGGCGGTCCACGAGCGCAAGGCACCCGTGACGATCAACCTGGAGAACCAAGACCCGGAAATCCCGCTCGACGTCGTCACAACGGCCCGCGACCTGCCCGCCGGCAGCATCGCGGCGCTGAGCAACTCCTTCGGCTTCGGCGGCCACAACGCCGTCATCGCGATCCGCAGCGTCTAA
- a CDS encoding DUF3145 domain-containing protein codes for MSVALTRGVLFIHSAPTALCPHVEWAIGSVVDKRTDLEWTAQPAAPGMFRAELSWTGKPGTGAQLASALRGWAHLRYEVTEEPSQGVDGGRWSHTPELGIFHATTDVHGNIMVSEDRIRYAYETGAGDPSAVYHELSLALGEAWDEELEPFRHAAEGAPVRWLHQVG; via the coding sequence ATGTCTGTTGCACTGACCCGTGGTGTGTTGTTCATTCACTCGGCCCCGACTGCTTTGTGCCCCCACGTGGAGTGGGCCATAGGGTCAGTCGTGGACAAGCGGACGGACTTGGAGTGGACCGCTCAGCCTGCCGCGCCCGGAATGTTCCGGGCCGAGCTGTCGTGGACCGGAAAGCCGGGCACGGGGGCTCAATTGGCGTCCGCTCTGCGCGGCTGGGCGCACCTGCGCTACGAAGTCACCGAGGAACCCAGCCAGGGGGTCGACGGGGGACGCTGGTCGCACACCCCGGAGCTCGGGATCTTCCACGCCACCACGGACGTCCACGGCAACATCATGGTTTCCGAAGACCGCATCCGCTACGCCTATGAAACCGGCGCCGGCGACCCCTCGGCCGTCTACCACGAACTCTCGCTCGCCCTGGGCGAGGCCTGGGATGAAGAACTCGAACCCTTCCGCCACGCGGCGGAAGGCGCCCCGGTGCGCTGGCTTCACCAGGTCGGCTAA